A stretch of Mastomys coucha isolate ucsf_1 unplaced genomic scaffold, UCSF_Mcou_1 pScaffold1, whole genome shotgun sequence DNA encodes these proteins:
- the LOC116070092 gene encoding zona pellucida sperm-binding protein 3 receptor-like: MELTGLLSNFLGHQIMYPPRASDALPKNSILHRKGRVIAWPFLELWKTSHSTLFQMTLATVLMAPVLGDCGLPPSLPFASPVNPLYESTTFPPGTVLKYACHNGFKRINASHVSCDENSSWVYTTFCVKKRCKNPGELVNGKVEILSDLLVGSTIEFSCSKGFLLIGSTTSRCEVQGKGVDWSDSLPECVIATCEPPPAIINGKHSGRDEDLYTFGSIVIYSCDPTFTLLGNESIVCTVVNKTIGVWKPRPPTCEKIICHRPQIPKGDLVPGFQQFYTYRDALEIGCKKGFILRGSSVIHCEANSEWFPPVPTCEPNGCINIPDISFASWEGSTFPLRNFEVFEIGTKLRYQCKPGYQASPNDPQTVTCQENLTWSSSSGCKRICCPTPNMEKIKIVSERRDFTGTCIYAYGDYVFYICNEGSYPMSMDGRSSCQADGRWDPVIPSCQEDLGLPTHLALTLPNISEINEMNKTYLLGNEENSTESFSRLACPRPAVINGILSVERDLYAELENISIQCDPGYYLVGFPNIICLENGTWYPEIPDCRMELSEDCRIVSKGRQLLECLSSPEDVQKALEVYKLLLEIERLEYHKEKWIHRKPQYMKRKGPLRQNVDRISMQHLD, encoded by the exons ATGGAATTAACTGGTCTTCTGAGTAACTTCCTGGG gcatCAGATCATGTACCCTCCAAGAGCTTCAGATGCACTCCCCAAGAACTCCATCCTCCACAGAAAAGGGAGAGTGATAGCCTGGCCCTTCCTTGAGCTGTGGAAAACATCTCATTCAACTCTGTTCCAAATGACCTTGGCCACTGTTCTGATGGCTCCTGTTCTTG GTGATTGTGGACTTCCACCCAGTTTACCGTTTGCTTCTCCAGTCAACCCACTGTATGAGTCGACAACCTTCCCACCTGGAACTGTCCTGAAATATGCCTGCCATAATGGCTTCAAGAGAATCAATGCAAGCCATGTTAGTTGTGATGAGAATAGTTCATGGGTCTATACTACCTTTTGTGTCA AGAAACGATGCAAAAACCCAGGGGAGTTGGTCAATGGGAAAGTAGAAATTCTGTCTGACCTTTTGGTAGGCTCAACCATAGAGTTCAGCTGCTCAAAGGG CTTTCTTCTGATTGGCTCAACAACTAGTCGATGTGAGGTCCAAGGTAAAGGAGTTGACTGGAGTGACTCTCTCCCAGAATGTGTAA TTGCCACGTGCGAGCCCCCTCCAGCCATCATCAATGGGAAGCACAGTGGTAGAGATGAGGACCTGTACACATTTGGCTCCATCGTCATCTACAGTTGTGATCCCACCTTCACACTCCTTGGCAATGAGTCCATTGTCTGCACCGTGGTGAACAAAACAATAGGTGTCTGGAAACCAAGACCTCCTACCTGTGAAA AAATCATCTGCCACCGGCCACAGATTCCGAAGGGAGACTTGGTCCCTGGATTTCAACAGTTCTATACTTACAGAGACGCTCTTGAGATCGGATGCAAGAAGGGTTTTATCCTCAGAGGCAGCAGTGTGATCCACTGCGAGGCTAACAGCGAGTGGTTTCCTCCTGTCCCCACTTGTGAACCCA ATGGTTGTATCAATATACCAGACATTTCCTTTGCTTCCTGGGAGGGAAGTACATTTCCATTAAGAAATTTTGAAGTATTTGAAATTGGGACCAAATTGCGATACCAGTGCAAGCCTGGCTATCAAGCAAGTCCTAACGACCCCCAGACTGTGACTTGTCAGGAAAATCTGACCTGGTCATCTTCCAGTGGGTGCAAAA GGATATGCTGCCCAACACCAAATATGGAGAAAATCAAAATTGTAAGTGAAAGGAGAGATTTCACTGGCACATGCATCTATGCCTATGGAGACTATGTCTTCTACATTTGTAATGAAGGTTCTTACCCTATGTCTATGGATGGAAGGAGTTCATGTCAGGCGGATGGGAGGTGGGACCCTGTAATACCATCATGTCAGGAAG ACTTAGGCCTGCCAACCCATCTTGCTCTCACCTTACCAAACATATCAGAAATCAACGAGATGAACAAAACATATCTACTTGGTAATG aagaaaactcaACAGAGAGTTTCAGTAGACTTGCATGTCCCAGACCAGCGGTCATAAATGGAATCCTGTCTGTGGAGAGAGATCTCTATGCTGAACTGGAAAATATCAGCATTCAATGTGATCCTGGATATTACTTAGTTGGTTTCCCAAACATCATTTGTTTGGAGAACGGCACGTGGTACCCTGAGATACCCGACTGTAGGATG GAGCTCTCCGAAGACTGCAGAATAGTAAGCAAAGGCAGACAACTCTTGGAGTGCCTCTCAAGCCCAGAAGATGTGCAAAAGGCCCTGGAGGTGTACAAATTGCTTCTAGAGATCGAACGATTGGAGTATCACAAAGAGAAGTGGATACATAGGAAACCtcaatatatgaaaagaaaagggcCATTGAGACAGAATGTGGACAGAATCTCCATGCAGCATCTGGACTGA